In one window of Amblyomma americanum isolate KBUSLIRL-KWMA chromosome 9, ASM5285725v1, whole genome shotgun sequence DNA:
- the LOC144103750 gene encoding solute carrier family 22 member 13-like, with protein MEPSTTLRGESSGYRSPSAVSTKTPSPVTSPSQSGTATPGALLSGFVAQDSWSAVQESVYIVIGHGRYQYRVLLCGILAASVSLLHILSDQLLVRPVDHWCRPPDDLRDLSADAWKNMSIPVEADGTFSKCTMYDPGVACKYRCRLEVMLADELHMELVRSHDLSDDYIGSVVRCHGWDYEIENRGDSVISRFNLVCDRLFLSHVRGIVAVSVPALLSPLLGMASDNVGRRPIMLVAVFALLVGTVGSSIAQTITFHVFTRVVIFVGFNGTFLLTFILLYEVTGNAWRPLFALTDTAIAGTVVPPFVEAVSALEPRWALCHALLLVPTAMLAAWCCLLDESPAWLLATRDMKQAEVAVIAAAQVNGVDTAKARATFKTIRRQLRKMERSPQTSVDIAVAAEHFLQAAKTHRRAASVFLARFSLSAIYFTLIRTEKTEGLYWRTAEVVLLTASFWAVCWAMVRYNIREALSALLVLVSVGSIVEAVLMSLGPSIAVHFAHFGTKVAVSCAMSVSYCYSAEIFPTNIRSAGVSLCLMFSSGGSLLGVVLVAFKGPTASTAFCAFSAVMAALSVWAIQWLPEVFVEAPVETRAATAMSDEERKDALKKSLAPISGERRRKRGKRKATSPPKSPH; from the exons ATGGAACCTTCTACAACATTGCGAGGGGAGAGTTCAGGGTACCGCAGCCCAAGTGCCGTCAGCACCAAGACACCGTCACCAGTGACGTCACCGTCGCAGTCGGGCACTGCCACCCCAGGGGCCCTGCTGTCGGGTTTCGTCGCCCAGGACAGCTGGTCCGCCGTCCAGGAGAGCGTCTACATCGTCATCGGCCACGGCCGGTATCAGTACCGCGTCCTCCTCTGCGGCATTCTAGCTGCGAGCGTGTCCCTTTTGCACATCCTCTCGGACCAGCTCCTGGTGCGACCCGTGGACCACTGGTGCAGGCCACCCGACGACTTGAGGGACCTGTCCGCTGACGCCTGGAAGAACATGTCCATCCCGGTCGAGGCTGACGGCACGTTCAGCAAGTGCACCATGTACGACCCCGGCGTTGCG TGCAAGTACAGGTGTAGACTTGAGGTTATGCTGGCCGACGAGCTTCACATGGAACTGGTGCGATCTCATGACCTGTCCGACGACTACATTGG GTCGGTGGTGCGTTGCCATGGTTGGGACTACGAGATTGAAAACCGAGGCGACAGCGTCATAAGCCGGTTCAACCTCGTCTGCGATCGCCTCTTCCTGTCCCACGTCCGAGGGATCGTCGCCGTCAGCGTTCCCGCACTGCTGTCACCTCTCCTCGGCATGGCGTCCGACAACGTGGGTCGGAGGCCCATAATGTTGGTGGCCGTGTTTGCCCTGCTCGTGGGTACCGTCGGCAGCAGCATCGCGCAAACGATCACCTTCCACGTCTTCACCCGTGTCGTGATCTTTGTGGGATTCAACGGCACCTTCCTCCTCACCTTCATACTGTTGTACGAGGTGACAGGAAATGCGTGGCGGCCACTGTTCGCACTCACAGACACGGCCATTGCAGGCACCGTGGTTCCCCCATTCGTGGAGGCAGTCTCTGCGCTGGAACCCCGTTGGGCGCTCTGCCATGCTCTGCTCCTGGTTCCCACGGCGATGCTTGCTGCCTGGTGCTGTCTTCTGGACGAGTCACCAGCGTGGCTTCTCGCCACGCGGGACATGAAGCAGGCAGAGGTGGCCGTCATCGCAGCAGCACAGGTGAACGGCGTCGACACGGCCAAGGCCAGGGCCACGTTCAAAACAATCAGACGACAGCTGAGGAAGATGGAGCGCAGCCCGCAGACGTCGGTGGATATCGCGGTCGCTGCTGAACACTTCTTGCAGGCCGCGAAGACGCATCGGCGGGCGGCCTCGGTGTTCCTTGCCAGGTTCAGTCTAAGCGCCATCTACTTCACACTTATCCGCACCGAGAAGACTGAGGGTCTGTACTGGCGGACGGCGGAAGTGGTCCTCTTAACTGCCAGTTTCTGGGCTGTTTGCTGGGCCATGGTGCGATATAACATCCGGGAGGCGCTGTCTGCACTGCTGGTCCTCGTGAGCGTCGGATCAATCGTTGAAGCTGTCCTGATGTCTTTGGGCCCTAGCATCGCGGTACATTTCGCTCACTTTGGAACGAAGGTGGCCGTGTCCTGCGCCATGAGCGTGTCCTACTGCTACTCGGCGGAAATCTTTCCCACCAATATTCGCAGCGCCGGCGTTAGCCTCTGCCTGATGTTCAGTTCCGGTGGTTCCCTCCTCGGAGTTGTCCTCGTCGCATTCAAAGGTCCGACTGCAAGCACTGCTTTCTGCGCATTCTCGGCAGTGATGGCTGCCCTCAGTGTGTGGGCGATACAGTGGCTGCCTGAAGTCTTCGTAGAAGCGCCGGTAGAGACTCGAGCGGCGACCGCCATGAGTGACGAAGAGCGAAAGGATGCCCTGAAGAAGTCCCTGGCTCCGATTAGTGGTGAAAGACGACGCAAGCGAGGCAAGAGGAAGGCGACATCACCTCCGAAGTCTCCGCATTAG